DNA from Candidatus Stoquefichus sp. SB1:
AAAGAATTGCTTTAGTAGCACCTACTGGAAGGGCATCTAAACGTTTAAGTGAAGTGACTGGCTTAGAAGCAAGTACCATTCATCGTCTTTTGAAATGGGATTTACATACCAATACATTTGCTGTTAATGCACAAAATCCATTAGACGTTGATTTATTAGTAATAGATGAATTTTCAATGGTAGATTCATTATTATTTTCAAATTTATTATCAGCATCTCGAAGAGTGAATAAAATCTTATTAATTGGAGATGATCAGCAGCTTCCTTCAGTTGCACCAGGTCACGTCTTAAAAGATTTATTGGAGTGCAATAAGATTCCAACAGTTCGTCTTGATCATATTTATCGACAATCACAAGAAAGTGGAATTATCCAATTGGCACATAGTATTCGTAATGATGAATATGATGAGAATCTTTTCTTTCAATATAAAGATATTCATTTTCAGACATGTGCTTCTTATGATGTTGTCCAATATGTCAAAATTCTTGTTTCTAAAGCAATGGAAGAAGGCTACGATGCAAATGATATTCAAGTCTTAGCACCCATGTATAATGGAGTTGCGGGTATTGATGCAATAAATGATTGTTTACAGGATTTATTGAATCCTAGCGATGGCTTTAAAAATGAATTGCGTGTAGGCAAAAGAATTTATCGTGAGGGTGATAAAGTATTACAATTAAAAAATCGTATTGAAGATAATGTTTTTAATGGTGATATTGGTGTTCTGGTAGAAATTTGTTATAAAGATAATTTTGAATATCTCACTGATACATTGATTGTTGATTTTGATGGAACATATGTTGAATATACAGCCAATGATTTTTATACGATAACACATGCTTATTGTATGAGTATTCATAAATCACAAGGAAATGAGTTTAAAATTGTGATTATGCCTGTTTTAAAAGATTATTATATTATGTTAAGAAAAAATTTGATTTATACAGGATTAACAAGAGCAAAACAATCATTGTTTATCTTAGGAAATCACCACTTTTTTCAATATGGGATTGCAAATAATCATGATGAAAAAAGAAGAACAACATTAACTGAGAAAATGTGTGAGACAGAGTCAATTTCTCCGTATGATTTCATGGATTAAGGACATACTAAGAATGTACTTTTGAAGGAGTGAGACACGATGTCTAAATTAGCAGTTGCTTTTTTCTCAGCAGGAATTGTTGCTGCCGCAATGATTATGATGAGTGATATGCCTTGTGCTGATGATATTGAACATACAGTTCATAAAGCAAAAAAGGCTATTAAAGAACAACTTTAAGAAGTACAAAGGACTGATGTGCAGTCCTTTTCTTATCTGGGAGGTTGTCTAATGAGTAAAGTTGATCTTGCTAAAAACTTAATCATATTGAGTATTTGTGCTATTTTGTTGTACTATGTTTTTACTTTGTTTCAAATTGGTAATTTGTTATGTTATATTTTTAATCTTTTTTTCCTTTAATTATTGCTTTATTTTTTCATTTTTTATTAGATCCAATGATTAATTATTTTAGTAATGAAAGATTAAGTAGAAAAGTTGTTGTTGTTCATATCTATTTATCATTATCTCTCTTTTTTATCATTGGATGTTATTTTGTTGCTCCTTATATTTTGAACCAATGTTTAAGATTTTATAATCAGTTTTGTAATGGATCAATGAAATTAAATCCTATTTTTTCTACCATTATTCAATTTTTAGAACAATATCAAGTGATTGATTATTTAATTGAAATACTAAATGATTGGACACAATCTCTATTCTATTGGGTAACAAATATTTTATTAGCTATGGGTATTTCTTTTTATCTGTCTTATGATAATTTACATCTCATTGAAAAGATCATTATTTATCTGCCTTTTGAAAAACAAGGACATTGTATGCAAACTTTAAAACGATTAAAATTAATTACCTATCAATTTATTAAATCAATGCTTTTAGATTTTGTTTTCTTCTTCATAATGTGTTTAATTCCTTTCTTTTTTATTGATGAAAAAATAGCTATCTGGATAGCAATATTTCTATCTATTACAAATTTAATTCCCTATATTGGTCCCTATATTGGGGGAATACCTGTAGTCATTTATGAATATTTTATTCATCCTCAACTAGGCTATGCTGCTTTTATTGCAGTTGTTGTATTACAATATATTGAATCATCGTATCTTCAGCCCTATTTGTTTTCTAAATGTATTCGATTGCATCCTATCCCACTATTTATTGCTTTAACTTTTTTTGGTGATCTTTTTGGCATCGTAGGGATGATTTTTTCACCATTATTACTATCATATAGTATTCTGATATTAGAATTGCTAAAAAATCTCAATGTTTTTTCAAAAGTCAAACAAATCGTTTATAAAGAATAAAATAAGACAAGATGACAGGATGAAAATCCTGTTTTTTGCTTGTTTTTACCATTTCTTTTGTTTTGCTTTCTTATAATAGAAGGAGAAGAGGTGGATTATGAAAACAGAAGATATTCTTGGCTTATTTGGTGGTCTGGCATTGTTTTTATATGGAATGAATATGATGTCAGAAGGATTAGAAGAATTGGCTGGTGGTCAATTGGAAACGATTTTAGAAAAATTAACAAATCATAAGATAAAAGCTATTATGATAGGCATGTTATTAACTTGTGTTATGCAAAGTTCATCGGCTATGACAGTGATGCTGATTGGCTTTGTCAATGCGAAACTCATGAGCCTTAAAAGAGCTATTTGGGTTGTCATGGGAGCAAATATTGGCACAACTATAACTGGTCAGATGATAGCTTTAAAATTAGGAACTATCGCACCTGTTCTTGCTATTGTTGGGGTTGTGATGATTGTTTTTTTTACACAGCAAACAATACAGCGTTATGGTGAAATTATAACTGGAATTGGAATGTTATTTATGGGATTGAATATTATGGCGCAATCAATGATCCCTTTGCAAACATCAGTTACTTTTTTACATTTTATGATGGCTTTATCAAATCCTCTGTTGGCAGTGTTTGCTGGAACGATTTTAACTGCTATTATTCAAAGTTCATCAGCTTCTATTGGTATATTACAAACCCTTGCTATGCAAGGTCTTGTCCCTTTTTCACAGGCAGTCTATTTTTTAATGGGATTTGATATTGGAACCTGTATGACTGCTTTTTTAGCTTCTTTATCAGGAAATCGTAATGCCAAACGATTGGCATTGTTTCATCTATTATTTAATGTTATGGGAACATCTTTCTTTATGACTATTTGTCTTGTGACTCCAATCATTTCATTTGTTGCCAGTTGGACACCCTGTGAGCCAATGCGTCAAATTGCAAATATGCATACTTTGTTCAATGTTGTGACAGTTGTTATTTTTATAGGAATTGATCGTTTGATTTTAAAACTGATTTATAAATTATGTCCAGATAAACCTATCAAAAAATATTGATAAGTATTTGATGATTTATCTTTTATGTTGATTTTTTCAAATAAATTGGTTATAATACATGAGTCAAATCGTTGAAAAAGAAGAGTATTTATGTTTTTCTTGATAGAGAGGAAATGGTTGGTGGAAATTTCCAAGGAAATATAAAGAAAGCTACTTTGGAGAGTGATGAAAACATCAACGCATAGTCAGCGTTATCGACTTAGAGAGCATAGTCATTTGATTATGAATAAGGATGGTACCGCGATATAGTCGTTCCTTGCAAGGAATGACTTTTTTATTTTGTAAAGGAGGATATTTATGAAACAGTTAACTGGAAATCAAGTAAGACAAATGTTTTTAGATTATTTTAAGTCAAAAGGACATATGGTAGAACCTGGCGCATCATTAATTCCCCACAATGATCCTACATTACTTTGGATTAATGCTGGTGTTGCTGCATTAAAGAAATATTTTGATGGTAGTGAAACACCTGCTTGTCATCGTATTGTGAATGCTCAAAAATCAATTCGTACGAATGATATTGAGAATGTTGGAAAAACAGCTAGACATCATACTTTTTTTGAAATGTTAGGGAATTTTTCAATTGGTGATTATTTTAAAGAGGAAGCTATTCCTTTTGCATGGGAATTTTTAACGAGTGAAGAATGGATAGGATTTGATAAAGATAAACTTTATATCACTGTTTATACTGATGATGAAGAAGCTTATCGCATTTGGACAGAAGTGTGTCATGTGGATCCGAGTCATATTTTAAAAACAGACGGGAATTTTTGGGAGATTGGAGAAGGTCCTGGAGGACCGGATTCTGAAATTTTTTATGATCGTGGTGAAAAATATGATCCTGATGGTTTAGGTGAAAAGTTATTTTTTGAAGAATTAGAAAATGATCGTTATATTGAAGTTTGGAATGTTGTTTTTTCACAATATGATTGTAACCCAGCAATTGATCGAAAAGAATATAAAGAATTACCACAAAAGAATATCGATACAGGAATGGGCTTAGAAAGATTAGTCAGCATTATTCAAGGCGGTGAAACGAATTTTGATACTGATTTCTTCTTACCAATTATCCATGCGACTGAAGAAATGGCCCAAGTTAAATATGAAGATAATAAAATGGCCTATCGTGTTATTGCTGATCATATTCGTACTGTCACTTTTGCATTAAGTGATGGGGCATTGTTTGATAATGCTGGACGTGGATATGTTTTAAGACGTATTTTAAGAAGAGCTGTGCGCTATGGTAAGAAAATAGGAATCAATCACTCTTTTATGTATGAACTTGTTTATGTTGTTGCCCAAATAATGAAAGACTTTTATGATTATTTACCAGTAAAAGCAGATTATGTGAGTGGTTTAGTCAAAAAAGAAGAAGAAGCTTTCCATAAAACATTATCAAATGGTGAAAAATTATTAAATCAGATGTTAGAAAAATCTCAAACAAAGCAATTAGCTGGCAAAGATGCTTTTAAATTATATGATACATATGGTTTCCCATTAGAATTGACAGTTGAAATTGCTGAAGAATCTGGCTTTAGTGTGGATGAAGAAGGATTTAAAAAAGAGATGAAAGCACAACAGGAGCGTGCAAGAAATGCTCGTGGTGATGTTGAATCAATGTCTTCACAAAAACCTGATTTAATGGCTTTTGAAACACCAAGTACATTTTATTATGATCCTACACCAATTCAGGCAACTGTTACTGCTACATTTATAGATGGTGTCAAATGTGAAGAAATTACATCTCAAGGTGAAATTATTTTAGATCAGACAACATTCTATGCTGAAATGGGAGGACAGTGTGCTGATGTAGGAACAATGTCAAATGATACAACAGCACTAGCTGTGACTTATGTTAGTAAAGCACCTCATCTTCAACATTTACATGTCATTAAAGTATCTAAGGGAAGTGTCAAAGTGGGAGATCAGTTGACATTATATGTAGATATACAAAAACGTGCTTCTATTCAAAATAATCATACTGCTACACACTTATTACAAAAAGCATTAAAAAATGT
Protein-coding regions in this window:
- the alaS gene encoding alanine--tRNA ligase; the encoded protein is MKQLTGNQVRQMFLDYFKSKGHMVEPGASLIPHNDPTLLWINAGVAALKKYFDGSETPACHRIVNAQKSIRTNDIENVGKTARHHTFFEMLGNFSIGDYFKEEAIPFAWEFLTSEEWIGFDKDKLYITVYTDDEEAYRIWTEVCHVDPSHILKTDGNFWEIGEGPGGPDSEIFYDRGEKYDPDGLGEKLFFEELENDRYIEVWNVVFSQYDCNPAIDRKEYKELPQKNIDTGMGLERLVSIIQGGETNFDTDFFLPIIHATEEMAQVKYEDNKMAYRVIADHIRTVTFALSDGALFDNAGRGYVLRRILRRAVRYGKKIGINHSFMYELVYVVAQIMKDFYDYLPVKADYVSGLVKKEEEAFHKTLSNGEKLLNQMLEKSQTKQLAGKDAFKLYDTYGFPLELTVEIAEESGFSVDEEGFKKEMKAQQERARNARGDVESMSSQKPDLMAFETPSTFYYDPTPIQATVTATFIDGVKCEEITSQGEIILDQTTFYAEMGGQCADVGTMSNDTTALAVTYVSKAPHLQHLHVIKVSKGSVKVGDQLTLYVDIQKRASIQNNHTATHLLQKALKNVLGDHVSQAGSYVDAQRLRFDFTHPQKMTDQEIRQVEDQVNEQIFNGLNVTIELMSKEEAMNSGAMALFDEKYGDEVRVVSVGDYSKELCGGCHVSNSAQIGLFKIESEESVGSGVRRIEAVTAQNAYLALKKNEETLQTISDLLKIKNKAELVEKVTHFIEETALLKKERDQYLDKLNSIEAKEKTKNIEEINGVQFLYVSENKDNATAKQITFELRDQLQNGMIILVSEYEGKVSYFVGLTPSMVKNGHKAGNYIKMINEVTGGRGGGKPDFAQGGCSALDKIELAIEQIKQCF
- a CDS encoding Na/Pi cotransporter family protein, whose amino-acid sequence is MKTEDILGLFGGLALFLYGMNMMSEGLEELAGGQLETILEKLTNHKIKAIMIGMLLTCVMQSSSAMTVMLIGFVNAKLMSLKRAIWVVMGANIGTTITGQMIALKLGTIAPVLAIVGVVMIVFFTQQTIQRYGEIITGIGMLFMGLNIMAQSMIPLQTSVTFLHFMMALSNPLLAVFAGTILTAIIQSSSASIGILQTLAMQGLVPFSQAVYFLMGFDIGTCMTAFLASLSGNRNAKRLALFHLLFNVMGTSFFMTICLVTPIISFVASWTPCEPMRQIANMHTLFNVVTVVIFIGIDRLILKLIYKLCPDKPIKKY
- a CDS encoding AI-2E family transporter → MINYFSNERLSRKVVVVHIYLSLSLFFIIGCYFVAPYILNQCLRFYNQFCNGSMKLNPIFSTIIQFLEQYQVIDYLIEILNDWTQSLFYWVTNILLAMGISFYLSYDNLHLIEKIIIYLPFEKQGHCMQTLKRLKLITYQFIKSMLLDFVFFFIMCLIPFFFIDEKIAIWIAIFLSITNLIPYIGPYIGGIPVVIYEYFIHPQLGYAAFIAVVVLQYIESSYLQPYLFSKCIRLHPIPLFIALTFFGDLFGIVGMIFSPLLLSYSILILELLKNLNVFSKVKQIVYKE
- the recD2 gene encoding SF1B family DNA helicase RecD2, which codes for MLEYTGIIKQVRFYSEETKFIVCVIDSEQEDKPILATGYMSYVNPQDKYHFQGDYIIHPKYGKQFQIQSYEIILADDESEIIRYLSSPLFKGVGEKQATAIVEVLGKDALNKIKEDKHVLDQVRGMNEKKRETIAEVLSSQDFDQEVLSFFMGHGISTKHLALIQAVYQEHTLDILQNNPYQLIDDIDGIGFKTADDLALKIGVDPLDEHRIKAAILYALKEACFQDGSTYHEYDIMYKRFHRFIPNISYEQFDEYLSELIEEEKIIQNIEKYYPSDLYESEMIISQTFQRWLDAPLNDYDEEEINQSLLSLEKTLSITYDNLQKDAIHLFLQQSAMILTGGPGTGKTTIVEAIIKLYAQLNPDQRIALVAPTGRASKRLSEVTGLEASTIHRLLKWDLHTNTFAVNAQNPLDVDLLVIDEFSMVDSLLFSNLLSASRRVNKILLIGDDQQLPSVAPGHVLKDLLECNKIPTVRLDHIYRQSQESGIIQLAHSIRNDEYDENLFFQYKDIHFQTCASYDVVQYVKILVSKAMEEGYDANDIQVLAPMYNGVAGIDAINDCLQDLLNPSDGFKNELRVGKRIYREGDKVLQLKNRIEDNVFNGDIGVLVEICYKDNFEYLTDTLIVDFDGTYVEYTANDFYTITHAYCMSIHKSQGNEFKIVIMPVLKDYYIMLRKNLIYTGLTRAKQSLFILGNHHFFQYGIANNHDEKRRTTLTEKMCETESISPYDFMD